The nucleotide window ttaatccaATCAATAATACGATAAACATTtcttgtcatttacataataattgttttaattacttttaccATAAGATTTTTCAATAATCGACTAATAgtagttatttacataatttacaaGTGTTAACTTTACATAAGACTAGCTACAATTTCGATAGaacgtaataaataattattatcatacgtaataaaactatgttacaaaataatataatactacaATACTAGAAAGAAAATATTAGGCTTGAAACGAAGATAAGTTTACAGTCttttaaagttaattaaatcataGCCAAAAAGCTTATCGCAATATTAGTTTTGTATATAGAAAGTCTTTACTTCTTAGACAATGTTAATCTTTGCAAGGTGCGGAAGAACAGTGATTATAACGATGTCACTATTTGTAGTGCACATTAAAGATACATCGGTCTATACGTCCGTTTGGCACAAGTCGCCGAAAGCCGGCAAGGCGTGATACTACCGCGTCACTGAGTCGATTCGTGGATGAGGCGCGGCAGGAGGGTGCGTAGGCGCATGTGATCCTTGCGTACCATTTAGAAGATTTTGCCCATGTCTAAAAGAAGTAAGGCGAGCTAGTGTTCGCGTAGCGTCGTTGTCAAAGTTAGGCCTTTCATATTGATGCTTAGGTCTCGGTCTTTGCGGTTGCATCGCTTGCAATTCATCGTAACCGCAATCATCACCATAATTTTCATCTTCCGATTCGTCTTCGCCAAACGCTCTATACGTAGTTTCAGATTCGGAATTTTTTCTAGAATTTCCCCCATAACTTCTCCCTATGAGAGATTGAGTTGCATCTGTCTGTACCTTTTTGTCAGGTTTCCTTTCTTCTAAGCTCTGATTGTATCTGATTTGAGCTTTTTGCGTCTTCTCTAAGGAAGGCAAATCGTAAAATTTCAGGACATTAGGATGtccttgaaaatatttttcactatAAACATTTCTATTGTAATATCCTCCATTGCTTGCGGGGTAGAGTTCTTCATCTGGTGCGTAGCGGCTCTCGTAATTGTCTACATTCTTGCCTCCGGGAGGGAACCAACCCTGTTAACAAATACAATATTTCatatatctataaaaatatacagcACTTTATGCTGCAGAcgaaacaataaattaataattcgtaacaataataattatcataatatattgtaACTGCTTACCAAAGAACTGACGCACTGTCGGGTGTTGGCCACTAGTGTAACCGAAGCATAGGCGGCGGGGGATGTTGCGGTTTTGCTCGTGTTCCATTCATTTCCATTTACTCTGGAAGTTGTTACTTCAGCATATTCGGGCAGTTGTTGGGTCACTTTGTCGTATTCGGAATTGGTTTTTTCTTTGCATTGACTCGTTTGATTGCCAGACATACACAGTCCAGGCTGATTTTCCATCCATAAAAGTGACTCAGTTTTCGTAACTGTATTTTTGTTGTAACAACTACTGAGTGGGTGTGATAAAGAGACAGCCGCTTTTATGTTCATCTGAGTCACTAAACTTGTACCATTTGAAtctaaaacaaacaaacaactataatatgtacctataggtattcaATTTTCACCTGCATGTTTACTGGGACTGGAGATCGGATAAACTAAAGTAAAGGTATACGAGCCACAAACAAAGTTAATAGAATTGGCTTAAAGGTAACTGGGTGAATCAACAAACGAATTGGCTCGaggaaacaaaataaaaaaacatttacatTTACTGGGTCTTTATTTTTCGGATTTGTATCATTCCTTTGTGCCTGCCAACATGAATGCGAAATGAAAGAGATCCACTGCGCTAGGAAGAGAGGACTCGTGCTACCTTTCAACTTGAAAGTAATCTAGCATCCTCCCACCCCTCGCATGGCAAAACCTCCATCAAACAAACGCTCGGCACCCTTACCACCCTACGACACCCGTggaatgtttttaattttgaaatactgATGCTGATTCTAGGGAAAAATTTAAGTATGTCGTGATAGTGTTTCAttcttgtttatttatataactagaggatgcccgcgacttcgtccgtgtggattttggtttttaaagatcccgtgggtacctactgtttgatttttcgggataaaaagtagcctatgtcaattacagggacgtaagctacctcggtaccaaatttcatacaaatcggttaagcgtatgggtttttgggaatcccgtgggaactctttgattttccgggataaaaagtagcctaattccatccccgggatataagctaacctgtaccaaatttcgtcagaaacagttaaactgttgggccgtgaaaaggtaacagacagacagacggacagacagacacactttcgcatttatactattaagtatggataaataaacttttaaatataGTTATACAAAGAACAAATCAAGTTTGCTTTACCGTAGATATTTGGAAGAGCTGATTTTTTCGCAAAAATATTGTGTCTTCGGATATAAATGATGccaccaattattattattttgaatagaACAATTGCGCCGATCAACAAGTAAAACCATGTTTCCATTACAAAATCTCCAGCAACAATTGAGACTTCTCCATTATTGGGATATCTAGAATAAGAaaacaaaattgtaataatgaaattgaatcaattcttatacctatttaattatatGACAGTTATGAAAATGCCATACCTTGATAATGGGTCTAATCCAACAGATCGCGAATCaatattcaagtagactttttgACTAAAGGGTCCCAAGCCAACTATAGTTTCTGCTGCAATTTGAACTGAATAACTGACTCCAGACGTTAAATTAGTCATAATAAGGCTAGTAGCTTGATGAACGGTAGTATTTATAGCTACCATAGACTTGTTAGCTGGTATATCTAACCAATTTAATACTACATTGTACCCTACAATGGCACCATTCTGTAAATCAGGTTCTGGAGGATGCCATTTAAGATGCACAGTTGTTGAATTATAAATATACATTTCAATATTCGTGGGTGGTCCATCAGGaactgcaaaaaaaatattaatattattaactactaTGTTAATAATAACCTACTACATTATATGCATATGTTATATTAATCTCTTGCAACTGTTTAAAAACACAACAACTAACCATCATCTAGCGTTTGCGCCGCTCTGGAATTTGAAGGCTTTCCCTCAAATTTCTTATAAAAGGGTACAAGAAAGAATTCGTATTTCGTGTACTTCCTGAGTGATGTTATTTCATATCCGGAAACATCGTTGGAATGCAGAATAGTTTTCATTTCATACTCGATTGTTTGGTTATCTAAGGGTTTGAAGTAAATAAAAAGTCCTTCGAGGTagtaaaaattaagtatttcccacataagttttattgttttagagTCAATGGGCGTCGCCTCAATAAGTTCAACAATATTATCAGTCATTATATTTTTTCTGTACTCagtattatttgaaaatattcgTCCCTCCCATAATGAATTGTTATC belongs to Maniola jurtina chromosome 6, ilManJurt1.1, whole genome shotgun sequence and includes:
- the LOC123866411 gene encoding protein sax-3-like isoform X2 codes for the protein MHLVDGGSLVIQDARQTDAGRYQCIARNAAGTRESAVATLRIHIKPYLIAGPEDVIAQTSGSVTFQCRVGGDPLPDVLWRRTAGGGNMPLGRVKVLDDRSLRLDNIVLSDEGEYTCEADNAVGAVSASGYLTVYDPPTVTLKPTSVIVESGFPATYTCTSSGKPEPTMFWSLEGNRTIMLPGTSKGKFLASALTDGVTVLTINGTNKNDSGHTIVCSAVNFAGSSFVRGKLSVTSDDDRPPPIITNGPSNQTLPIKSMAVFPCTANGTPEPIIAWYFEGEALIQNHRRNISADGTLILRDLDKDDSGTYTCVASSKHGKYVWSGVLIVDSPTNPNIHFFRAADTSALPGPPTKPQIYNITDTSVTITWSQNNKIGSSSIIGYQVEMFSKESLTGNNTPRNSRGWVVVSKRVHQTHYIVKSLIPGITYMFIVRAENSHGLSGPSPVSEAVTVGEDNNSLWEGRIFSNNTEYRKNIMTDNIVELIEATPIDSKTIKLMWEILNFYYLEGLFIYFKPLDNQTIEYEMKTILHSNDVSGYEITSLRKYTKYEFFLVPFYKKFEGKPSNSRAAQTLDDVPDGPPTNIEMYIYNSTTVHLKWHPPEPDLQNGAIVGYNVVLNWLDIPANKSMVAINTTVHQATSLIMTNLTSGVSYSVQIAAETIVGLGPFSQKVYLNIDSRSVGLDPLSRYPNNGEVSIVAGDFVMETWFYLLIGAIVLFKIIIIGGIIYIRRHNIFAKKSALPNIYDSNGTSLVTQMNIKAAVSLSHPLSSCYNKNTVTKTESLLWMENQPGLCMSGNQTSQCKEKTNSEYDKVTQQLPEYAEVTTSRVNGNEWNTSKTATSPAAYASVTLVANTRQCVSSLGWFPPGGKNVDNYESRYAPDEELYPASNGGYYNRNVYSEKYFQGHPNVLKFYDLPSLEKTQKAQIRYNQSLEERKPDKKVQTDATQSLIGRSYGGNSRKNSESETTYRAFGEDESEDENYGDDCGYDELQAMQPQRPRPKHQYERPNFDNDATRTLARLTSFRHGQNLLNGTQGSHAPTHPPAAPHPRIDSVTR